The segment accacccatccCAGGTAATCAATAAGCATTCACATAAGCAGCAATctggcatatctggcattttatactgcttgttgtatattagcgttttgactgcataagtggcatccaaaattctattcaaattcttcgtgtcggtaattagctgcaaattagcattgtcagcactataagaacgttagcagtaaagtaactgtatattttgccaaaaaagcatttaagtagcatttaaggcgtcttaaatgcttattggcttgcatttgaataacaTTGGGGATGCTTATTGGttcctgggatgctttcatagttacgtaactgtcaAATTGTATCATCTTAGGTTGAacccctcagaaacttgcaaaactcgagattgtaacaaagatcatccgagattcttgatttatgtacaacacagtttaattttgtggcaatacgaagtttgccgggtcagctagcaATCTATAAATTAAACAACCATTTTCGTATAATTTACCAAAGAAAATATGAATTTGTGTAATTACCAATTGCCATTTTGTTTCACTTCTATTCTACAGGTAAAATTTCCCCCCCTCCGCTGCCGAACACCGTGACCACCATTACGATGAAGCTCGAAGACATCAAGCCGCCGCTGTATACAATGATTTAAGTAGATACCTATAATCTCAACAAGTGCTTGCTGTACTGTGCCGCCGTTGCCGACCGATTAGTTTTACGAACCCCCCCACAGATACGTATTGATTGTACAGCAGCAAAAGGCTCATTCTCTGTGTTATCCTCAGACTCGCCAGCTCAGCTCCGAGAGTTGATCCACACTGATTTCATTAAGGTAGTTagtgatttgtttcgtttttttgtaaTTCGCATTCTTCAAAATGTGGTTTTATCCATTTCAATCCGGTTGAACTAACATTAACAGTTTTCGATAGTGGCTGAAATTTACTTCGCGATGATGTGAACGATGATGTACAATGTAAATGAGTGGTCAACGAATTTGGCTTTGTTTCGCATGGGTACGTAGCATTAAAATACGTATGAACAAGTTTAAAATTGGAACATTGTAATATACCCGTCGACCAGCATATGTAAAATTGTCTTTTCCGCTAGTTTGTTGATTCTATTCAAAAGACAGACGTAATTTTTGTGGGAAACCTCGCCGAGGGTGTATCATTGTGCTAGAATTCATAGAGGGATAGATTTTCTGAAAATTTCAAAGTtgagaattaatttttttattattagggCCTATTTTAAACCAGATTTAATAAGGAGCTAGATGCATAGTCAATGATAAACCTTTGTACCTTTGATTTCTGTTTAACTGTGATTAGTGTAATGCTCGAATTGTTTTGAAACTGGTGAATGAAACAAATTCGGTCATTGTAAAACCCATgataatttgttttttttttgtttaaaagagaaCAAGATTTTGCAAACATACTTTTATTTCCAAATTTCTGTAAAAACTTGAACAATCATCTCATTCTGGTTACCTGGAAAAGGTGCCGATTGAAGCAAATATGGAAAGGCCACACCACTGAACGTCTGcatcaataataataatttgattGCTTTAGCAGACACAACCGAAAATAAGAAAGCGAAAAATTAGACCGgcatttgtttcagttttaatTTCGTATAATCAATTCTAACCACTTACGTGTACGAGCTACTGCAGATTAAGACCTATACGTTGGAAGCACGAGAGTGAAATTACAGTCCGCGACGACAGCGTCGTCATTGTCGATAATAAAGTATGGCGAACAACTGAACTTTAAAAACATTACAGTTAGTGCTGAAAGTTAAAAGGCAAAGATTCGAAACGTATCTCCTACAGGGCCATAATtatattattaaaaaatatgaattacGAAAAACAAATTATTGTACTGTGTATTATTATACATGATAACAATTATATAGTAAAACATTGATTAAAAGTAAACTCTGATGCAGAAATAAAAAGGCAAAAGTACAGAACCGGACATACCggggagaaaaagaaaaacaaaaattcaactATCAGTGCACCAGCTTCAGTAGAGCTTCCCTGGGTACTTTCACGAGCGGGGTTTGTGATATTCAAGGAATGATCGGGTAATAAAGTCATTAAAGAGCATGTCGTGTAAATAAAGAAGCCAAAAAACCAATACTTTGGGTATCAtcattcgaattttcaaaagtcGGCTAAAAAATTCCTACTACTAACGAAAGGAACCGAAAGGAAGCCCCGGTGCGGGAAATTAATTTATTAACCATCAATCAATGTTTGCAATCAGGTGTAGACCAATCGTTAGAGTGGTcaaaagaagaacaagaaggaggaaaattgcttcatacatcgTTTTGAACCACTCGCAAACACGTACCACATAACTACCATAcacagagcagagcagagagtAAAATATGTACTGTAGATGAAGAGGTCAGGTGCAGCGGATACACACTGTTCCTAATAAGCATCCTTAGTCAGATAGCAAGGCataaatgaaataatgaatccTTCACGGAAAGAGGACGCACACGGAAAGGTAGACGAGTGTGACTCGTCGGGTTTTTCGAACAATTTCTCAAAAATACAGGAATGATAACTCTAGCATCGAGGGTAAACGGCTAAATATTTGAACTGCAAGAGAGCGTACGAGCGTAAATGCTATATATATTCTGCGAGAACGAAAGTATATATTATGtgaataaatgttttttttttacaaaaatctgTGAGTATGATCACTATTGAAGACTTTTTATTTAAAATCTTATTTttattaagaatgtaaatattttacattttacaacaTAATGGCCGTAATATTTCAACTACTTCAGTGTTGAGTGAGAACTGAGACTGAGTTCGTTTCCTGTTAAAacagttttatttttcaacCCAAATCACCGCTTTTAATCAGCACACCCAGCTAGCCGCTTAGCATACCAGGATGCTAATggttccatcatcatcatcgtcgtccgAGGATGGCTCAATTTCGAGCTGAAAACAAATGAAGTTGTTTAACGATCGACAGAAATTCATTGGGATATTAAATTCCAAACACAACTCGTCTGCTGGGTGTTAATTGCAATCCGTGTGTCGTGCCACACTCCGCGCCGGGGCGCGGTGGTGTGTCAAACCTACGCTATAGTAAACCAAGCGGGTGTAAAACCCGTGGTGCAATAAACCGCGGCATGATGCGGATGATGTATTCATTTTTGTTCGTTCGTAACATGTTGAACGACCTCTAGAGTGTGCTATTCTGGCCACTAAAAGCGAGCTGCATCCAGAAAAGTCCGCCGAAGAAATGCTTCGCCTTATGTCCTGACGACGATATCATCAATCGCTGTCGCGCGTCTGCTAGTGTTTTTACGCGTGTTTTGATATGTTGACTTCGAATTGCCAGGCCATAAATCCGGAACGAACAGCCATAGAGAAAGGTCAGCTAGTAATGGCTCTTCGGACTGGGTCTTGACAGCTGGGAGTTCATTGAATCGTAAGGCGAGTTAAGCGGTTCAAAAAGGCTGCCTAACAGGTCGAGAGATGCGGCTACAATTGACTAGATAATTGCGTTGAATTTACAACAGGAACAGGAACAGGTGTACTTCGTAACTTGGCGCTAAATTTCTTTATAAATCGGTGTgataaaaaccgcataaattgaGTGAACCGTACGAAAACCGTCAACTGTCAACTCACCTGATATATGTCACAATAATTTCAAATTACTGGAGCGTGGGTCGCATTAGCATATCGAATGGGAGAGTTATTTTACACCAGTGGTGTTTCGAACAGTTTATTGTTGCGCCAATTGGCGAAACTTGCGAAGTGATCAAAATCTGCATGGAGACATCTATTCTCTCGCGGAATTACTCGAGAAAAGGTCATggatttttcaataaaatttttcaCTAAAGATCAGTTGCTGTACCTTGTCTTAGTATCTATTTATTGTGCAATTGCTGCTccataagaaaaaataaaaaaaaaccgttgAAAAATAGTAATAGATAATGAAGCATTCCATGCAGTGTATGACGCTTTTATACCAGCTTCCCATATTCCACCAAAGTTAGGTAAACGGGGAGACATTTTTCTAATTTTACTAATTCtttcaattcgttctttgatATTTTTATCCCCTATGTGCTCGTGGTTCAAATAGAATGggtggcctaataagccagtcgtcgtatgttcgactcTTATTCGGGTAAAGGCtttaagagtcaataggatcgtatcaactggccctgcagttgtcctgtactctaacagctggctgcgaagtctgtcgtataaaaactgaaggtcaagtttcgataacggaatctAGCACCTAAGCTTTGCTTTTTAACTTTGTATATCTTTAATCTTcaatagatttcagagttatttctatgtgcatttggaagcaatttaaccttacagaaattaaagattgtttttattaccaatggttcccccacgttgaagggattttaccaattcaatccccttttatcaacagcacatattttcactgcacttccaatgaaacggcaaacatcCATACTCCCTACagaatcatattataaccgaacagcacacttttccaacacagatattaaattcgcctaggtttaatcatctcgtcgtaaagaatttgcgatctattgtGACAATgaacttttgtaatttttctggcatactgcgctaacacagacatcaatttggaccaggtttaagcgcattcgtaagaaattttTTGGGACGAAAAGACTGTCATTCTTtctagcgtacttcccaagcaagaacatcaaaatggtctaggcttAATCAcgctgttaagaaatcttgttgagacgagggaactttgtcacttgttttggcttacttcccaagcatattaaattggtacaggtttagatcgtcgtaaagaatcttcgacctgttgggacggggagattttgaCACTTTGTTCTAAAATTACGTTAAAACTGCGATGGCGTCTtttacaaccaatcacgaagcgaggatttccagctggacaatgcttcattattttcaattattgAATAGTAGGTACTttaaaatcaataggtttcattattggtgtgaataagtagaagattttccgattgattgcCGTTAAAATATCTAAAttcgatctggaaaccgctaagctattagcgctcaaaaccattCCTTTTTTTGTGATGCTcacattttttgattttgtgGAACCTTACCGTAAGACCGTAACcgtagccctacgtcaaaagaatggATGAAAGTGTGTAAGAAAGATGGCGCATTTGTTGGTGGGAAGACGATGAGAATAGCGCCCCAGCTGCTCCAGTTAGCTCCCCTGGTAGCAACATCTTAGTTGTACTGTGCTCTGCTTCCACTATGAGTCCCGCTACTACTAGTGATCACTTTTATACAAGAACACATGTCGATTCCACCAAAGCTAACATTGAATGAGCTCCGAGCTATTGTGACGCACACACCTTTGTCAACTCCACCAACGCTGCCAGCTTATCGCAACTGCTACTGGATTCAACCATTCCATAGAAGGGGCTCTTAGACTTTGAAGGTAACAACTCAGTACGAACCACCTCCTCTTAAAGAATCCTCATAACGTAAAGCAGGGATGTGGACAGTGTGCCGGACATAATATAAAGCTCGTCACCTCGTCAAGCTCGGGATAATAATGCACATGTAGGGCATGAGTGGTTTCATGATCTCCCCATCActgcacataagaagggctccatataaagcaggcatgtctaaaaactgaaccaaactgcgtgccgcatttgaaaactaccacgaagtttatTTGAGACGGTACGCAGTTGCCGTGCCTGATAAAACAACCCGTAcgctgtgaaaaagcaaccgctAGCCTTTTCAGTGTTGTTTTTTGCACACCGGGTTTTAACACTTCGGAAACACTCGGGATGGCGTGTATTTCTACTTCGTAAAAGTTTCTCGGATATATGCTGGACGACCAGCGTGAACTCGTGTCTTTTtacttttctatttctttcactCACACGGCCAATTGGAATAAGTATGAAGCGCCTCCATGCGTGTTTTTGCAAGCTTGAAAGTACTCGCCTACGGTGGATTCCGATATCGGTAACACTCGGAAACCGTGTGTAGTGTAATTGAAAACAgactgaacattttttaaaccTAACGCCACCGGTGTAATGCTTCTTACACTCcgtgtttgtttgcatgtacGGGAACGGCGTGCAAAACGAAATTAAGTTTGTTGAGTGGTTTTGAGCAATGGTGCCCACGTGTAAGCTCGGTTCGGTGTTTTACCCATGCCtgatataaagtagcggccaaaattgccgaatgtaaaatttcacattttaacacatgcttaaacgcggttttgtagtaaattgtctatatttttatgatccgCGAATAAAATttcgatagaaaaaaaatatcatgtagaaataagccgccaaagttgcccatttcaaaagtttgaaaaataagtcattttaaaaaagtaaaaaaattaaatacttatcgcggatgtaaatattattgttatatatcattttaaaactgatatcttagcctattaaaaaatgaaatgaaaacagatttaaactcaatgagattcgcaataggctacttataataaaaatgaaattcttataaattttgattaataaaacaactcttgtcgcctcttgccgccgcagtttcttatagtgcgtctgaaagctcgaagtatgttgtatcaaaacatgaattaaaagtttgctataatttgacgttttccgaaaaaaaataattttaaaattgtcatatttttagcaaatctTTAAAGTACTCTtccaacaaatttgattatctttgttactaaatttatttagtatctgaagagagtttcaatgagaaaatgggagaatccccgcgagcaagaaatttttttttgtcaaagaaatatttatatcggaaacatttgatcatttttccccaaatcaccctaaatgtgagttcttataagtttaaatcatttcttttgtaaccAAAATAATCTAGAATTAATTtggaactaaaaaataattttggccaaaaatcgcaattttccgactattgtgcacTGGTAGAGAAAACCTCTATTTTACCACAAACTATGGTTTGAGATTAACTTGTTAACTTAACAACTTTGTCGTAGCTAGAGAAAtgactagggtaaccaacgtattttggaccccctcagcaactgtacataatttggactgTGACAAACTCAAGCGTTTGCGCTCCAAACGAGCCCCCGTTAGGCAACGAACAACCTACGCCACTGCTCGGCAAACGGAATATTTATTCAGGCAACACTGAGAAGATAaaaaacgaacaaaagtgctagaAGAAAGGACAGAGGATAAAAGTAGCCATATGGGAAAATAAATTGATAAAGAAGGAATAGTTTTGCGAAGTTTAAAGTGTTATTAGTGATACAGATTAAAGTAGAAAGCAGAGATTACGGATAGTTAAAGGTGGTTAAAGGTAGAGATAGTTAGAGGTGCAGATTAAGCGTGAAAAGGCAGGTAAATCGGAGATGGATCTGTTGTCGAACAAAGACTGACATGCTATCTTTGTAAATCATACCTCAGGTTAGGCGTTCATGCGGCTTGAGGCGACATCGATTCCACAAGGAATTTTCAGTAGCAGAAAGGTTTACTAAACGTGAGTTtcaatttgatccaaaatacaCTATCACTGATAGATTTGTTATTTACTAGGAATTTAAAATCTCGTTCAATACAACGGAACAGATTACGAACTCGGAAATCGTCTTTCATTGCTGTGGGAAATTAACATCTTTTAAATTCGTTTAGTAAACCTTTCTGCTACTGAAAATTCCTTGTGGAATCGATGTCGCCTCAAGCCGCATGAACGCCTAACCTTTTCAACTCCAAAAAAGATAAACAAACGTGTGTCTGCGGCTAATCATTCAACGGCTCATTTTCGGGCAAACCTAACTCACGATCAGATAGCCGCCCGTCAGGTTATTCCTCGTGATCTTCCGAAGTTTGGTGGCGATCCGGAGGAGTGGCCCATTTTTATATCAACGTTCGAAAGCACTACACAGATGTGTGGTTACAGGGAGGAGGAGAATATGATTCGGCTTCGGAATTGTTTAAAGGACGATGCGCTAATTGCGGTCCGAAGTTTCCTCATGCATCCTGCATCGGTCCCGAAGGCTATCAATACACTGAAGATGCGTTTTGGTCAGCCACACTGTATCATTCGAGTGTTGAGAGAGAAAGTGCTGTCTGTCGCACCAGTAAGAGCAGAGGCGATGGACAAATTAATTGATTTTGCCTTGGCGGTGCAAAATTTGTGTACCACTATCGACGTATGTGGACGCAAGGAATACAAACGTGATGCGACGCTGTTGCAAGAACTCGTCGGAAAACTTCCGGCCTCGATCAGGTTGGATTGGGCAAGATATCAGAAAACGATAAGAAAAGtggatttgtttacattcaaCGAATGGATCTATGCTGTTGCGGAGGACGCTTGCTTAGTATCGGACATTCAATCCTCTAAGACAAAGGAATATGTAAGCAATAGAAAGGGTAAAGCGTACATAAACGCACACTCTGAGCACACGTTTACTGAAGCTTCAGTCCAAAGGGCCAATAGTGACAATCAAGCAAGAACAGCCGATTCGGAATCTACAAAGATGTGCCCAATCTGTAAGAATTCCTGTAGAAACGCGAGCAAGTGCAGTAAATTTCTGGGACTTTCGTACGGAGAGAGGTGGTCAGCAGTTAAGAACCTGAAAATCTGTCGTAGGTGTCTTAGGCAACATAAAGGAGCTTGTAATGCTCAGCCCTGTGGAAAGGAGGGTTGTACTTTCAAGCACCATGAGCTGTTACACAAGGTGTTTTCAGTTACAGACGAAACAGAAAAGGGAATCGAAGGTCAGGAGCATAGCGTGCACACTCATTTGTCCACAATGGGTGGTAGAATGTTCCGTTACTTACCAGTCAGGCTATATGGAAGGGATCGGCAAGTAGAATGTTATGCATTCCTGGATGACGGTTCGGAATTGTCGTTAATTGATCGCGAAATAGCAGACCATTTGCGGATCAGTGGAAGCACGAAACCATTGTGCCTAAAATGGACCGGCGGAACTCATCGGTATGAGAGTGAGTCACGCTGTATCGATATCGAAATTAGTGGTAGCTCAGGTAGAAGGTTCTGTCTGGAAGATGTTCGCACTGTAGACGCATTGCAGCTCCCAGAACAAACAGTGGACTTCGAGCGGCTGTCAAATAGTTTCCCTTACCTAGCAGGATTACCCGTGCACTCGTATAAGGATGTTCGCCCACGAATACTGATCGGACTGAAACATGCAAATATAACACTGGTTCGAAAAAGTCGAGAAGGAAAACAGGGTGAACCCATTGCGGTAAAAACTTTGCTCGGCTGGACAGTATACGGAGGATACACCAAGCTGGAACCAAAAACCGATTTTCATTATACATATCATGTGTGCGAGTGCAATCAACGACTTGATGATGATTTGCATCGTGCTGTCAAAGATTATTTTTCGCTGGAAAGCATTGGAATAGCTAAACAAGAGCGAGCTTCAGTATCGGATGATGTTGAACGATCTCTTCGGCTTTTGCAGACGCACACGAAACTCATTGACGGCCGGTATGAGACGGCGCTCCTGTGGCGTTTCGAAGACATCCGTTTACCGGATAGTCGACCAATGGCAATTCGTCGATTCAAGTGTCTTGAAAAACGGATGGAACGCGATCAAATGCTAGCTCAAGCGCTTCAAGACAAGATCGATGACTATCGCAACAAAGGCTACATCCGCGAGTTGTCGGTAGCCGAAATGGAACAAAGATATCGCCGAGTGTGGTATCTCCCAGTTTTCCCGGTTTTCAATCCAAATAAACCGGGGAAAGTCAGAATAGTATGGGATGCGGCCGCATCTGTGCACGGAGTATCGTTAAATTCAGCGTTATTGACAGGTCCCGATGAGCTGGCGTCATTACCCTCTGTGCTGTTCAAATTTCGGGAATTTCGTTTTGCGGTGGTGGGAGACATCCGCGAAATGTTCCACCAGGTACTCATTCGTCCTGAAGATCAACAGTGCCAGCGTTTTTTGTGGCGGAATAGTTGCGACGAGGAGCCGAAAGTGTATATAACGCGAGTAATGACCTTTGGTGCATGTAGCTCGCCTAGCACAGCGCAATTCATCAAGAATCGGAATGCAGAAAGGTTCAAGGCTGAGTATCCGCGTGCTGTGGAGGCAGTGATCTCGAAACATTACGTGGATGATCTGTTGGCTAGTGAAGAGACTGAAGAAGCAGCCATTGAATTAGCCAAATCGGTACGTTTCGTCCACGCGCAAGGGGGGTTTGAAATTAGAAACTGGCTATCAAACTCCCAGCGTGTGCTAGCTGCGTTGAATCATCCAACGGTCAAGGAGAAGAACATGAATCTGCAGGCAAATCTTGCGACCGAAAAGGTTCTCGGAATGTTTTGGAACACTCAAATCGACTGTTTCACGTACAAGCTGTCACGCATGCGCATCGATAAAGACCTGCTTAATGGTAGTCGTCGACCAACGAAACGTGAGGTTTTGCGGACTCTGATGAGTATTTTTGATCCACTAGGTTTGATCTCACAGTTCCTGATGCACCTTAAGATCACTCTACAAGACATCTGGCGAACGGGAGTAAAGTGGGATGAGCAGATCGAAACTAAGCAATTTGAGAGCTGGAAGATCTGGGTGACGATTTTGCCCGAGCTGGAGAATTTGAGTATTCCGAGATGCTATCGCCAGAAGACTTCCATAATAGCCTTTGATACGCTGCAAATGCACTGCTTTGTGGATGCTAGCGAGCACGGTATGGCCGCTGTCGTTTACCTGCGATTCGAGGAGAGCGGTGAAGTTGAGTGTACAATGATAGCTGCCAAAACGCGTGTAGCCCCTTTAAAATACATGTCGATTCCGCGTCTTGAGCTTCAAGCAGCTATTATCGGGACCAGATTGGCGGAAAGTGTAACTGCAGGGTTAACAGTCATACCATCCAAGCGATTCTTCTGGTCTGACTCCCGAAATGTGCTCTGCTGGTTACGAAGCGACCAGAGACGTTATTCACCATTCGTTGCGGCCCGCGTGAGCGAAATCCTGGAGGTTACCGAAATCCACGACTGGAAATGGGTACCCACAAAATGTAATGTTGCGGACGACGGTACGAGATGGAAGCGACAACCGGATATGAATTCCAATGGCAGATGGTACAAGGGACCGGAGTTTCTGTGGAAAGGTGTTACAGAGTGGCCAGAAATGCCGTTCAATGATTCTGCAACTGAGGAGGAACTGCGGCCCAGCGTACTTTTCCATACGTTGGTAATGGAGCCACTAATTTCAGCACATAAATATTGTAGCTGGAAGAAATTAATTCGTGTTACTGCCTGTGTCTTTCGAATTGTGTCAAATTGGAAGTTGCGTTTGCAGAAACAAAGCATTAATTGTTCACCGTTCACGTCAGAAGAACTCAAGCGAGCCGAACAGTACAACTTGCGCTTAGCTCAACATGATGTATATTCCGACGAAATCGCAATATTGGAAAAGGGTCGAAAAAGCAATCAACCaacaaaaataccaaaaaacagTGTGTTGTTCAAATATAGCCCGATCCTTGATGATAATGGAGTGTTGAGAATGCAGGGAAGAGCGAAGGAGTGTAAGTTCCTAGACATAGATGAGAAGTATCCAATAATCTTGCCGGTAGATCATCCTGTTACACGTCTACTGATTATCAGCTACCGTCAGAAATTCCATCATCGAAACTTTGAAACAGCCATCAACGAGATGAGGCAGCGTTTCGCCATAGCTCGTCTCCGCGTTGCGTTTAAGAAGGCTAGAAGAAATTGTCAATGGTGCAAAAACCGAGATGCGGTTCCACGGCCACCTCAGATGGCAGTTCTCCCTCCAGGACGATTGGCGGCGTATACGCAACCATTCTCGCATGTGGGGGTCGATTACTTCGGCCCTATTGAAGTTACAGTTGGTAGAAGAGTAGAAAAGAGGTGGGGGGTCTTGTTGACATGTCTAACGACGAGGGCGGTACACATAGAGGTAGCATGTTCCTTGAGCACTACCTCGTGCATTATGGCACTCCGGAATTTCGTTGGCCGTCGAGGCCCTCCGTTGGCTTTCTATAGCGACAGAGGTACGAATTTCGTGGGAGCGGATCGGAAGTTACGCCATGCACTAGAAGCTATCAACCAAGAAGAGATAATCAACGAGTTCACTAATCCCGACACCGCCTGGATTTTCAACCCTCCGGCATCCCCACACATGGGAGGAAGTTGGGAACGTCTGATTCAGGCCGTCAAGCGGAACCTGATAGAGATTTTAGGAACCAAACGTCCTAACGATGAGGAGCTTCGCAATGTGCTCATAGAGATCGAAAGTATGCTGAACGCAAGGCCGCTCACATACGTTCCCATTGACGAGGAGTCTGCACCAGCACTGACACCAAATCATCTATTGTTTGGGTCATCGGGAGGCATGAAACCGTTGAGCTTATGTGACGACAGTGCGGCGATGGTTCGGCGAGGCTGGCAGATGTCGCAAGTAATGGCTAACCAATTTTGGCAAAGGTGGCTTCGGGAATACTTGCCGGTGATCACCAGACGTTCGAAATGGCACGAGAAGGTTAAACCAATCCAGGTTGGAGATATCGTCGTAATCGTTGACCCTAATCTTCCTAGAAACTGTTGGCCTAAAGGCAGAGTGATCGATGTTATGCAGCGCGATGGACAGGTGCGCAGGGCTACCGTTCAGACTAGCAAGGGGCTATACGAACGTCCAGCCGTGAAGCTGGCGGTTCTCGATATTACGTCTACGGAGCGGGGCGACTCTTCGGATGGGCGTTTAGAGCGATATGAGGCGAACCACATCAACGGGATAGATTCACCGGGGGGGAGTGTGACAAACTCAAGCGTTTGCGCTCCAAACGAGCCCCCGTTAGGCAACGAACAACCTACGCCACTGCTCGGCAAACGGAATATTTATTCAGGCAACACTGAGAAGATAaaaaacgaacaaaagtgctagaAGAAAGGACAGAGGATAAAAGTAGCCATATGGGAAAATAAATTGATAAAGAAGGAATAGTTTTGCGAAGTTTAAAGTGTTATTAGTGATACAGATTAAAGTAGAAAGCAGAGATTACGGATAGTTAAAGGTGGTTAAAGGTAGAGATAGTTAGAGGTGCAGATTAAGCGTGAAAAGGCAGGTAAATCGGAGATGGATCTGTTGTCGAACAAAGACTGACATGCTATCTTTGTAAATCATACCTCAGGTTAGGCGTTCATGCGGCTTGAGGCGACATCGATTCCACAAGGAATTTTCAGTAGCAGAAAGGTTTACTAAACGTGAGTTtcaatttgatccaaaatacaCTATCACTGATAGATTTGTTATTTACTAGGAATTTAAAATCTCGTTCAATACAACGGAACAGATTA is part of the Sabethes cyaneus chromosome 2, idSabCyanKW18_F2, whole genome shotgun sequence genome and harbors:
- the LOC128736523 gene encoding uncharacterized protein LOC128736523: MTRINKRVSAANHSTAHFRANLTHDQIAARQVIPRDLPKFGGDPEEWPIFISTFESTTQMCGYREEENMIRLRNCLKDDALIAVRSFLMHPASVPKAINTLKMRFGQPHCIIRVLREKVLSVAPVRAEAMDKLIDFALAVQNLCTTIDVCGRKEYKRDATLLQELVGKLPASIRLDWARYQKTIRKVDLFTFNEWIYAVAEDACLVSDIQSSKTKEYVSNRKGKAYINAHSEHTFTEASVQRANSDNQARTADSESTKMCPICKNSCRNASKCSKFLGLSYGERWSAVKNLKICRRCLRQHKGACNAQPCGKEGCTFKHHELLHKVFSVTDETEKGIEGQEHSVHTHLSTMGGRMFRYLPVRLYGRDRQVECYAFLDDGSELSLIDREIADHLRISGSTKPLCLKWTGGTHRYESESRCIDIEISGSSGRRFCLEDVRTVDALQLPEQTVDFERLSNSFPYLAGLPVHSYKDVRPRILIGLKHANITLVRKSREGKQGEPIAVKTLLGWTVYGGYTKLEPKTDFHYTYHVCECNQRLDDDLHRAVKDYFSLESIGIAKQERASVSDDVERSLRLLQTHTKLIDGRYETALLWRFEDIRLPDSRPMAIRRFKCLEKRMERDQMLAQALQDKIDDYRNKGYIRELSVAEMEQRYRRVWYLPVFPVFNPNKPGKVRIVWDAAASVHGVSLNSALLTGPDELASLPSVLFKFREFRFAVVGDIREMFHQVLIRPEDQQCQRFLWRNSCDEEPKVYITRVMTFGACSSPSTAQFIKNRNAERFKAEYPRAVEAVISKHYVDDLLASEETEEAAIELAKSVRFVHAQGGFEIRNWLSNSQRVLAALNHPTVKEKNMNLQANLATEKVLGMFWNTQIDCFTYKLSRMRIDKDLLNGSRRPTKREVLRTLMSIFDPLGLISQFLMHLKITLQDIWRTGVKWDEQIETKQFESWKIWVTILPELENLSIPRCYRQKTSIIAFDTLQMHCFVDASEHGMAAVVYLRFEESGEVECTMIAAKTRVAPLKYMSIPRLELQAAIIGTRLAESVTAGLTVIPSKRFFWSDSRNVLCWLRSDQRRYSPFVAARVSEILEVTEIHDWKWVPTKCNVADDGTRWKRQPDMNSNGRWYKGPEFLWKGVTEWPEMPFNDSATEEELRPSVLFHTLVMEPLISAHKYCSWKKLIRVTACVFRIVSNWKLRLQKQSINCSPFTSEELKRAEQYNLRLAQHDVYSDEIAILEKGRKSNQPTKIPKNSVLFKYSPILDDNGVLRMQGRAKECKFLDIDEKYPIILPVDHPVTRLLIISYRQKFHHRNFETAINEMRQRFAIARLRVAFKKARRNCQWCKNRDAVPRPPQMAVLPPGRLAAYTQPFSHVGVDYFGPIEVTVGRRVEKRWGVLLTCLTTRAVHIEVACSLSTTSCIMALRNFVGRRGPPLAFYSDRGTNFVGADRKLRHALEAINQEEIINEFTNPDTAWIFNPPASPHMGGSWERLIQAVKRNLIEILGTKRPNDEELRNVLIEIESMLNARPLTYVPIDEESAPALTPNHLLFGSSGGMKPLSLCDDSAAMVRRGWQMSQVMANQFWQRWLREYLPVITRRSKWHEKVKPIQVGDIVVIVDPNLPRNCWPKGRVIDVMQRDGQVRRATVQTSKGLYERPAVKLAVLDITSTERGDSSDGRLERYEANHINGIDSPGGSVTNSSDTNEDDTAEQAAVISGKSYERVVEYCRKDDERIGERVVENLNEQWKHVHDAISTKAREMLGTTVAAISSEWFDAE